In the Herpetosiphon gulosus genome, TTAACTAATTCCAGCACCAACTTTTGAATCTCGGCCTTAGCACCTACGTCGATACCCCGCGTCGGCTCATCGAGGATCAGCAGACGCGGCTGTGTAACCAGCCAGCGGGCAAGGATAACCTTCTGTTGGTTGCCGCCGCTTAAGTTTTTGACCAACTGGTCGGGCGATGGTGTACGAATACCAAGCAGTTTGATGTATTTCTCGGCAATTTCATACTGCTTCTGCGTACTAATAAACCTGAACCAGCCGTAACGGCCTTGCAAGCCAAGGATAATATTTTCGCGAATGCTGAGATCGCCCACAATCCCCTCGGCCTTGCGATCCTCAGGACACAGGGCAACCCCGCGCTTGATCGATTCTCGTGGAGAAAACCGCGTAACTGACTGCCCATCGACCAGCAACGTACCACTATCAGGGGTCGCAATGCCAAAAAGCAGACTTGCCAGTTCGGTGCGACCGGAGCCAAGCAACCCTGCGATCCCGAGCACTTCACCAGTGCTCATGGTCAGATCAAGTGGTTCCAGCATGCCGCTCAAGCCGAGACCGCTGGCATCGATCAGCCGTCCCTCATCGGGCTGGCGCTCGACCCGCGCTTTGTCATGAGCCAGCGCCTGCAATTCGCCGACCACTCGCCCGAGCATTTTGGCCACTAGTTCAACCCGTGGGAGATCGGCGATATCGAAGCTGCCAACGAAACTCCCATTGCGCAGAATAGTCACCCGATCAACGATTTCGTACACTTGATCTAAGAAATGTGTGACAAATACAATCCCGATGCCCGCCTGCTTGAGTGTCCGCATGACTGCAAAAAGCCGCGCAGTTTCGTTGACATCCAAGCTTGAGGTTGGTTCATCCAAGATTAGAACTTTGGCCGAGGCAATCTCAAGGGCGCGGGCGATCGCAACCATCTGTTGGATCGCGATCGAGTAGATTCCGAGCGGCTGGGTTACATCCAACTCGATACCGAGTCGCGCTAGTGCTTGGCGAGCCAGTTCATTCATCTTTTTCCAGTGGATACCGCCAAAGCGCCGTGGCTCGTGGCCGAGCATAATATTTTCGGCGACAGAAATATTGGTGCAAAGATTAATCTCTTGATACACCGTGCTGATACCAAGCTCCTGAGCATGCTGCGGAGATTTGATCCGGATAGCCTTATTTTCCAGC is a window encoding:
- a CDS encoding sugar ABC transporter ATP-binding protein — protein: MADPQNLITVKGISKAFPGVVALEGVDFTLRKGEIHALMGENGAGKSTLIKILTGVEHPDTGSIELENKAIRIKSPQHAQELGISTVYQEINLCTNISVAENIMLGHEPRRFGGIHWKKMNELARQALARLGIELDVTQPLGIYSIAIQQMVAIARALEIASAKVLILDEPTSSLDVNETARLFAVMRTLKQAGIGIVFVTHFLDQVYEIVDRVTILRNGSFVGSFDIADLPRVELVAKMLGRVVGELQALAHDKARVERQPDEGRLIDASGLGLSGMLEPLDLTMSTGEVLGIAGLLGSGRTELASLLFGIATPDSGTLLVDGQSVTRFSPRESIKRGVALCPEDRKAEGIVGDLSIRENIILGLQGRYGWFRFISTQKQYEIAEKYIKLLGIRTPSPDQLVKNLSGGNQQKVILARWLVTQPRLLILDEPTRGIDVGAKAEIQKLVLELVKDGMSIVFISSELEEVVRISDRIVVLRDRAKVAEYDHAVSDRTLMQTMAGEA